A genomic region of Miscanthus floridulus cultivar M001 chromosome 3, ASM1932011v1, whole genome shotgun sequence contains the following coding sequences:
- the LOC136546120 gene encoding ASC1-like protein 1 — MAALLELFLGSSSAPVDWEAEAYPVYGDFAVLPLLVAFFPAVRFLLDRLVFEVLARKLIFGKVHDKLAETDDSRKKINKFKESAWKFVYFLSGELLSLSVTYNEPWFKNTRYFWIGPGDQIWPDQMIKLKLKAVYMYAAGFYTYSIFALLFWETRRSDFGVSMSHHVATVVLIVLSYIFRFARVGSVVLALHDASDIFLEIGKMAKYSSCEWLAVVAFLLFVASWILLRLVIFPFWILRSTSYEVMLTLDKEKHRFYGPIYYYVFNCLLFSLLVLHIYWWVLIWRMLVKQIQSKGHVGDDVRSDSEGEDEHED, encoded by the exons atggcggcgctcctggagctGTTCCTGGGCTCCTCGTCCGCGCCGGTGGACTGGGAGGCAGAGGCCTACCCGGTGTACGGGGACTTCGCCGTGCTCCCCTTACTCGTCGCCTTCTTCCCCGCCGTCCGGTTCCTCCTCGACCGACTCGTCTTCGAG GTTTTAGCACGAAAACTTATATTTGGAAAGGTACATGACAAGCTTGCTGAAACAGATGATAGTAGAAAGAAAATCAATAAATTTAAGGAATCAGCATGGAAGTTTGTTTATTTTCTTTCTGGTGAACTGCTTTCACTATCTGTAACATACAATGAGCCATGGTTTAAGAACACCAGATACTTTTGGATAGGCCCTGGTGACCAGATCTGGCCTGATCAAATGATAAA ACTGAAGCTCAAAGCTGTCTACATGTATGCTGCTGGATTTTACACATATTCAATTTTCGCTCTCCTGTTCTGGGAAACAAGACGTTCAGACTTTGGAGTATCAATGTCCCACCATGTAGCAACTGTCGTTCTGATTGTTCTTTCCTACATTTTCag ATTCGCTCGTGTTGGCTCTGTTGTTCTAGCCCTTCATGATGCAAGTGATATATTCCTAGAGATTGGGAAGATGGCCAAGTACAGTAGCTGTGAGTGGCTAGCAGTTGTGGCATTTCTTCTTTTTGTGGCATCGTGGATACTTCTTCGGCTTGTTATATTCCCTTTCTGGATCCTAAGAAGCACAAG TTATGAAGTAATGCTGACCCTGGACAAGGAGAAGCACCGATTTTACGGCCCCATATACTACTATGTTTTCAACTGTCTTCTGTTCTCACTCCTAGTTCTTCACATATATTGGTGGGTACTGATATGGCGGATGCTAGTTAAACAGATTCAATCGAAAGGGCATGTTGGTGATGATGTTCGA